The Halostella limicola genome includes the window GCTGACCCGGACGCTGTCGGGCTCACACGCCGCAGCCAAACAGTTGAGCGACCGACTCCGCGGTCACGACCCGGATCCGCACGTGTACGAGCTACTTCACGTCTCGACCACGGTCTTCACCGACGCGATTTCGGTGTTCGAACGATACGACGACCAAGCACTGAGTTTCACGGATGCGACGAGTGTCGTCTGATCGACCGACATGATCCCGACGGAATCCTAAGTTTCGACGACGACTTCGATGGTGTCGTTCGACGGATCGCTCCAGAGAACGTGTGATGGGGTCCGAGGACACCGAGTTGTGAGCGTCTTCCCCGTGCCCGGTGGGCCGTAGATCGAAACGGTCGTTGGGAGGCAGCCCTCATGCTCACCGTTTAACAGCGTCGCGAGTATTCCTGTGCGTCGCGAGCGACGATCGCGGCGGACTCAGTAAGTGGATCGAGCGTGCCCTTGTCGGCGACGACGTTGTCGTTGGGCGCGGTGTCGTCGAAGCGGTCGTCGTACATGCTCATACCATCTTTCAGCGGGGGGAGGCGTCGACAGTGAAAAAGATGCGCAAGGAATGGACGGTGCCGAACGCAACGCGGGCGACGGGTGCGGTGTCGTGAAAGCAGTCGACGTCCCTGTTCATGGAATATCGGTCCGCGTGCCAGCGGTACGACCTGTGGTCGTCCGCGGGGTAACGGTGTTGGAGCACCCCATCCGGATTTGGGAGCGGTGTCTTGTAGAAGAGGGTCGCAGGACACGGTCTCGGCGATCTCGACGTGAGTGCCCGCAACGGTATTGCTACGCCAACAGGAAATGGTGGGGGCAGCTCACCGTCGTCACGATGGCGCATCCCACCGGATCGCTCTCCATCGTACTAGAGACCTCGAGAAGGGGACCACTCGAACGGCGGCCGTAGCCATGTGGCCGGCGTCATATCGAACAACGCCGTCTCGCACCCGTCGTGGCGAGAGCGATGTGGCGGAGTGTCGATCGTGATCAGTACTGCATCCCCCGATTCTATCCCGTCGTGGAGAGCGCCGTAGTGGTAACGGTATGATATAGCAACCGCATCACCGACGATATCGTTCGCAGACGCTGGTAACATCTATACCATCAGATGCCATCAGATGGTATTTAGATCCATACAGTGGAAGAGACTTATACGCCCGGAGTGCCTCTGGTCTCTTGCAAGCGAAGATTCCGAGGCAACTTGGTTCGCCACGGAATCACCCCACATAACCATGACAAACGCAACCACACCCATCGAAGCGGCATTCGAACTGCAGCGCCGAACAGTCGAACACAGCCAGCAGCTCGTCGAGCAGAGCCTCGACTTCCAGCAGAACGCCCTGGAGGCGTTCTTCCAGAACGGGCTCTCGGCCCAGCGCAGTGCCCAGCGCCAGGGCACCGAACTGTCGCGGGAAGTCTTCGACGCCTACCTCGACGCGGTCCAGTCGGCGGTCGACGACGACAAGTTCCGCGCGATGATCGACCAGCAGTTCGAGGACAACGCAGAGCAGACCCAGGACCTGCTGAACAAGCAGTACGAGCAGGGCGCCGACCTGTTCCAGCGTCTGCTGCACGTCCAGCTCGACGCGCTCGAGTCGGCAGTCGACGACGTCGACGTCCAGTCGGCGGTCGACCAGCAGCTCGACGAGTTCGAACAGGCCCAGGACGAGGCCTGGGAGGAGTTCGAAGCGGAGTACCGCGACATGGTCAACGACCTGTCGCGACAGCAGAAGCAGCTGGTCGCCGAGTCGACCCAGTCGTTCCTCGACGCCCAGCAGGAGACCGAACAACAGACCATCGAGGGCGTCCAGCGCGCCGAAGAGACCGCCGAGTCCGTCCAGCAGCAGACCGAAGAGACCGTGCGGACCGCCCAGCAACAGACCGCTGGCGTCGTTGAAACGTCTCAGGAAGCCACGCAAGGCGTCGCCGGCGACGCCGCCGAGGCGACCGAAGAGGTCGTCGACGAGACCTCGGATGCGCTCGAAGACGCGGCTGACCAGGACGCCGAAGAAGATGTGGAAACCATCGACGGCATCGGCGCGACCATCGCCGAGCGACTCAACGATGTCGGGATCGTGAGCGCCAACGACCTCGCGTACGCGCAGACGGAGACCGTCGCCGAGGCCGCGGAAGTCTCGGAGGAGCAGGCTTCGGACTGGATCGAAGCAGCGGAGTCGCAGGAGTAATCTCCGTCGCCGCAGCTGTCGACGGCTTATTTTGCCCGTACCGATTCCCAGCCCTGGGAATGGACGGCGGTAGTGAGAGGAGGATGCAGAGAGTGCCGTCCCATCGATGTTGGACGAACGAGTACGCTGCAAAACTGGTGCTCTCCACTCTCCACCAGGAAGCCGCCGAAGAGAGCGGCTGGATCACGCTATATTTCAGGAAGCAAGGATTAGTCGGACAAATACGAGAAACGTGATAGTTCTTCTCAGTCCAACGGCGAACTGGCGCAGATTGCCACGGTAATCGCGTGCGGGAGAAGCTGATGATCGATACCTCGCTGTCTCTCACGGGTGTCCGTATCGATTCAGTCTCCCAGCAGACTCGTCCCTCCCTGATACCACTCATATATATATGGTATTTTATACTAAAACGGAAGCGTTTAAGTAATATAATAACAGTGAAACAACTGTCGGGAAAGCTGCCCGACATGCTGGAACCCCGGCCGCCCCGTCATATACGCGCGTGGGGTATGTGCGTCATCTCCCCGGAGTCACGGGCCGGCGACCAACCCGTCCTCTGTGAGAGAACTATCACGGAACTTCTCAACCGGAAACGCCGTGGGTAGGACATGCGTCACTCTGCTGGTCTCCCTTTTTGATTTCGACACAGCACCGAAACCCAGTGCGTTGCCGTGCGCGCCGCCCAGTTTGATGAGGAACGTCTCTGCCCTGACTTTTCAGTTAGATCTGGTGTTTTATATTATTATTAATTTATTCAATAATAGTTAATAGAAAATGAGTGGATTTCGGGACGGGGTACTATCCCAATGACATATTCAACACGGCGAACGTTCCTGCGGTCGATCGGCGCAGTGACAATGGCAGGCGGGTTCGCCACTACTGGTAGTGCAGGGCAGTCACAGGACCTGCGGCTGTTCGGCACGAAACAGGTCCACAGTGCCTGTACGGAAGCCGTCACGCAGGGCCACTACGCGTACGTGACCGATTACTCACCAGGAAACGTCTCGGTGATCGATCTACGAAATCCGAATCGTCTCCAGGAGGTGGCAAGCCGCGATGTCCCGGGGTCGTTTGCGTGGGACGTCAAAGTCGAGGGCAATCGAATGTACGTCGCGAGCCAACTGGATGAAAGCGGGGAGCTTGCGCCGCCACTCGGCGAGGGCAACCCGGACGAGGTCGGTGTTACGATCTACGACATCAGTGATCCCACCGACCCGACCGACATCGGGTTCGTACCGGTCCCGCCGGTAGGGTCGCACAACGTGTATCCGGACGGCACGACGCTGTACGTTATCCGCCATGCCGTCCCAACTGACGAGGGCTTCCAATATGTCCTCGAGGTCTGGGACGTCGACGATGCAAGTGACCCGTCACGAATCGCGACATATGACCCCACGGACGAAAGTACAGGGCTCGTGCATGACGTGTACGTCCAGAACGACCTCGCGTACGTTGCGGCGTTCGATGCCGGCCTGCGCATCCTCGATGTGTCCGATCCGGCGAGCCCGGAGGAGGTGGGCCACTGGCCGGACCCGACCGACGCGGCCCACTACGCCCAGCCGATGCCGAACGACGATATCGTCTTCGTCGGCGATGAGACGTTTAGCGAGCCATATGGTGGGATCCACGTACTCGACACGTCTGACCTCTCGAACATCGAAAAGATCGGGTTCATCGATTCGCCCGACACCCCGGGCTTCGACACGTCGCATAACTTCGACGTGACGGCGAACCGGCTCCACACCTCGTGGTACGAGGGCGGGGTTCGCGTCTTCGATATTTCAGACCCCGGGTCCCCATCGGAGATCGCGTCGTACGACCCGGACGGCTCGTCGTTCTGGACCGCGATCCAGCATCGGAGCTTCACGCTTGCGAGTGATCTGAGCCGTGGCTCCATTGCACTGCTGCACACCGACCGTGGGGAGCGAGCCCCACCCGCCGGTGACGCTACCCCGATCGATATCCAAGGCGACGGTGTGGCCCACACGGCGCGTCGACATCCCGGACCCGACGAATAGGCAGTTGGAAACGCGCCGTGAACCCGGGCGTGGGGTGGAACAGGTGTCCGCAAACGATCCCTAGGCCATCTTTTTTCGCGCAACGAGTCTGCTTGGTGCTTGCTAACTGGTCGAGTCCCCCGTGTCGGCGACAACGCTGTCGTCGGGGGCGGTGTCGTCGAAGCGGTCGTCTACATGTTCCCAGGATCTCGATTACGCGTGCCAGTAGACCAGCGAGGGATCGTGCGGACGGTAACAGAGATGGAGTGTCCCATTCAGGATTCCGAGAGATGGGAAGTAAAGGTATCTGAGAGACTATGCTTTCGTACTACACGCATCGAATATGGCTGCCCGCATTGACTCTCCTTCTGGTTCAACGCTTACCACCCTGCCATAGAACGCCTCCGTTTCTGGAAAATGATAGATAATCGCGTCATCAAGCCAATACGTGAGCGCACGAAACTCGCCAGCAGTGAGGAACTCTTCAATACGATCTTTTCCCAGCATGAGCACAATCATTTCCTGCCGTATCTCATTGAGATCGTCTGAAGAGTACTCTTCATCAAGATCGTCTCGGACGTATCTGGATACGTATCCGGTTTCGTCATACTCAACGGCGACTCGGAGATCATCTCCTAACTTCGTTTTCAGCGTAGCGATCCAGTTCGGTTTTTCGTCGCTCATCGACTTTGCCTCCTGATGGCGTGGCCGGCTTGTCCCTTCTTCCCTCTTCTATCACGCATAATAATTATATTGAACAACTAACCGGATAAGCCCTTTTTCTAAATAATTGGTGAATCAACCATTTGGACGAGACTCCTGGTGCAGAAGGCAACTGGTTCAGCGCATTGGCACACGGTAGTGGGCTGGACGGAAACGCCGGCGGGAAGTAGAAGCGAGGGCTGCTCGGCATCACTGAGACAGGCATCTCAGGAGACGGAACGACGCCGTCGGCAAGTAGCTCTCAGCGTCACCGTTCACCAGCCTCATCATCGCTCGTTTCTCCCGCCGACGATCCCGGTAGGTTTGAACAGCGGGCTGAGTACAGGCGGACGCGTCGCGCGATGGCACGGAACGTCCAGTCTGTTGTCACTATACTTATCGTATTTTGGTATACTTATTTAGTCCGACAGTGACGATACCTACAGAGGGAAACGCTCAATGTACGACCTGACAGGATTTCAGCGCGACTTGCTGTACACGATCGCTGGCCTCGATGAACCGCACGGCCTCGCGATCAAAGAAGAGATGGATGACTACTACGAGACGGAGGTACACCACGGGCGACTCTACCCGAATCTCGATACCGTGGTCGACAAGGGACTGGTGAACAAGAGTGAGAAGGATCGACGGACGAACGAGTACCGGTTGACGAAGCGTGGCCGGCGTGAAATCCAAAGTCGCCGGGAGTGGGAAGACCAGTACCTCTCTAACACAGACCTCGCCGACGCTGTCTCCACCTGATCTCCGTTTCTGGGGCATCAAACGGGGCTCTGACCCGATTGTTGTACCGGTGCGGCACTGACTAATTCATCTGGGTGTGTCTGCGGATTCCCACCGAGACGGTGTCCAAGGCGGTCATACTCGATGGATTGACCGAGCCAGTTTCACCGAAAGGTGTTTAGCAGAGTGAGAGACTGTCCGTGATCCCGATAGCTAGCAAATACCATATCAGACACCTAATCTGTATAGGGACCAAGGATGGGGGCGAACACTGCCGCGCCCACCTGTCCAGCGTCCCCTTCCCAGGTGGACGAGTGCCAGGGACTACGAGACACCCAACAACAGATGGGAGGTTTCCGCCCAAGTGTCGCAACTGAAGCCTTCACTGCCGATTTATGTTAGTTCAGAAGTTTACATATATCCCCACAGTATTTACGAAGGGAGCTCTCCTACAGTTGGTGCCGACTCACGGACAGCGAGGGCAACGAGAGGCGATGATGCGGCTGAGTCAGTCGCAAGGGGACTCCCACCGCATACAGACAGAAATCCACCTCTCGGCTCGTCTCTGACGAGCTGTGAGTCGCCACTCGCACCCTCGCACATCGATCGTGCACCATCTGAACAACGGCATCGACCAGTGTACAAGACTTCACATGACCGATCACCATACCTGCCCACTTTGTGACTCAACAGGAGAGAGCGTACGTACCATCTATATGCACCTGATGGTGCATCACCGCAAAAGCGAGGTCTGCAAAGCCCTGTTAGAAGCATCCGACGGCAGTACGGAGTTGAGGAAACTCCAGTAACCCGGCGCGGAACAACGATGCAGCGGTCCTACGAACGCCAGTGGCTATCGAACGGGAACGAACGACTACCAGTTCGCGGCGATTTTCGGCCGGCCGGCGGCGCGCGTGATGATTTCGTCTGACACGGAAAGGGAATCGAGCGTCCCGTGTCGGCGAAGACACTGTTGTCGGGGGCGGTGTCGTCGAAGCGGTCGCCGGACGTGCTCATACCGTCTAGCGGGAATACGGGTGAGTACACGCCGTCATTGCTAAATGTTCGCAAGGAATGGATGACGTCGAGCCTGATACGGCCGATACTAGCGAGGATATGGCACGGGTGGAGTGACGTACCAAGACGAGTCGATAGCCAAGCGACGGCATGCCGCACACGGCGCGTCGACAGTCAGGGCCTCACGAGTAGACCTCTGGATACGGGGCGCGGAGTGGCCCAGACGTCGGCCACCGCCCTGGCGTCTCTTGTGGCGTACCGAGTTCGGCGCTCCCCGATACGGGGACGGGTACAGACGACCAGCGTGCCGAGCGACGACGCCACCACGTCGAAGTGCTTCCAGTCGTCCCGGTGCTGGTGGCGACCCCTTCACCACGACTGCGGACAGCCTAGCGCTATCGTTGCAGGGGGTCGGCTACCGCACAGCGTCGAGCGCGCCACGAGCGTTCACTCGGCCGGCCCCGAGTTCCGAATCGCCGCGACCGTTAACGAGATCCGCCCCCAGCTTGATTGCGTTCTCGACTTGCCGAGCGTTCGCGTTCGGAGCGACCTCGCGGACGAGGGCCGCGGTCCCCACTACTTGGGGCGCTGCATTCGATGTGCCAGCGAAATAGGCATACGATGCATTGTAGAGATCTTCCGGGACTGTCGAAAGCACCAGGTTCGCCGGGTACGGCCACTCGACGTCAGCCTCCGGGTCTACGGTCTTCTCATACGTCTCGTACCCGCCGCCGGGTGCGCCAACGTCGATTTCGTTGGTCCCCCAGTTCGAGTAGAAGGTCAGTGCGTCGTTCGGGCCGGTCGCACTCACGCTCGTGATGCTCGGCGCGCTCTCGCCCGACGTGGTCAAGGTTCGACTCCTCATCCCTGCGACGTCCATCGAGGCAATGCTCGGCATCCCCTTCGATTGGCTGCCGCTGCACACGCTCGGCGGCACAGTCTTGATCGTCGCCATCGGAGCGTGGCTGGTCGGTCCAGAGCAGCGCCGTGTCACCCTCCTATTACTGGCACTCGGTGCCGTCTCCCATCACGCGCTCGACCTTCTGCTCATCACCCCGAGCGGATACGCGTACCCTGTCCTCTGGCCACTCACCGGGTACCATCCGCCGACCGGCAACCTCTACCTCAGCAGTGATCGCTGGCCGGCCGCCGTCGCTGGGTGCATCGCGCTCGTCCTATGGGCTGGCACACGGGATTGAGAGTGAGTAATTCCCTGGCTCTTGGCCGCGGCGTCCCACCAGAACCCCAGCCGTGCACTCGCGACACACCCGTCGTCGTGAGCGTTCCCCGTACTCGGCGGGCCGTACACCGACATGGTCGTCGGGAGGTAGCTCTCGTGGACATCGTTCAACAGTATCGCAAGCTGGCGCTCCTGTGTGTCACGCGTGACGATCCCATCGCGCTCGGCGAACGGCTGCCTTGGTAACCGGCGCCGCTTCATCCCGCCGTCAGGAACCTCTCGAACGGTCGCAGGCGGAGAGACGGGAGTCAAGTGCGTTAGATACCGGCGCCGTACGCTGGGGCGCTCCGGGCACGTCCCCGGCGGGTGGCCGTGCTGGATACGGTGGTGACTCCGTGACGTCCGCGGTCGCCGAACCTCACCGAGTGCTGGTCGGCCATGTGGCGTCCCCTCGACACCGGCGCTCGTTCACACCACTACTCAGTAACACTGGTTACTACGTTTCGGATGCAACTGCCGTCTGGCGACTGCAGTGAAGCTCGACGAGGACGCGAAGTGCAACTCGAAGAACTACAGGCGGAGATTCGCCGTCGGACGGGTGAGACGGTCACGCAACAGGACCTCCTGGCGCGGCTGATCGACGTCACGTACGAGTCACGAGCGGACGTCATCGACTCCTTCTGGAACTCGACCGTGCCGCTCTCTGACGGGGAGAAAGACGCGATGCGACGTGGCCGCAGCAGTTCGGGCGTCGAAACCGACGAAGCGGATATCAACGACGTCCTCTACGGATGACGGTGCTCGTCGATACGAGCGTGTTGTATGCCGATCATCTGGATAGCGCGGAGAACTACGTGGGGAACGACTTCGATGGCTTCGATCGAAGGATCACGACAGCAGTCTCCACACAACTGCCCGTCCGACTAGCCTGTTTTCCTACCGTAGTTCACCCCACGTCCCAACCAGCTCACCCTCAACATACCGCCGTTGCTCGAAGCCGAGGGCGTTACAGAGCAGCGTGTGGCCTATGAACGAAAGCGTGTAGTCGGCCATCCCGAACGGGTGGAGTTCCCGCTGGTTCGCTGGAGGCAGTACGGAGCCGATGACGTTGATCTCCGCTTCGCCAGCCGACAGCGTGCCGGCGCCGACGCCGTTGTCACCGAACACACCGGCGACCGTCCCGTCGAACGCGTCGGCCTCCACGGTCCAGACAGGTGAATCGACCCCAGTCGTATAGCCGAGCTGTGAGATCTTCCAGATCTCCTTCTGGATCGGCCGCACGTCCGTTAACAGTGAACGCTCTAGGTCTCGTTCCTTCAGATTCGGGAATCGGACCGTGCTCGAAGTCACGTCGTCACCATCAATACTCGCAGCGTCGCTGACATCCAGCACACCCAGCAACTGTAGCCCGAATCAGTGAGCACGAGGTTCCCGCCAGCCTCGACGAACGCCTCGATAGCCGCGACGTAACGGTCGTCGTGGGAGACGACGAGGTTCTCGTAGTGGCGCTTGCCGGAGTTCCCCTTCAGCAGCCGCCTAACGCGGACGTCGTGGACGCGCAGTCCCTCGATCGATCCGTCCTCCAGATAGGGGGCAAGGTCCTCGAAGAACTGCATCGGGTTGACGACGTACTCGCGCTGGAAGTAACACGGGAATGATCTGTGGTACGTACGGATAACTGGCGACACGCCTATAAGATCGTACATACAACGTACGTACAACGATGAGCACGAAGCGAGTGAATTTCCGGCTCCCGGAGGAACTGATCGCTCAAGCGGATGTTGCTGCAGAAGTCACGCACAAGAACCGGACCGAGATCCTGATCGAGGCGCTACAGCAGTATCTTGAAGAGAAGGAGTCTGACGAAAGCTTCCGGGAGGCGGTCGTGGAACTGTATCTCGACGGCCAAATCGAGTTTGAGAAACTCGCGGAAGTCATCGGTCGGCAGGATGCCGAGTCAGTGCGTGCGTCAAAGCACGTGCTAGATCGGGGCGAGGAACTCGCTGACGACCTCGCAGAGCTGTGACTGTCGTCGTCGATACGAGCGCGTTCATTTCACTCGCTGTCGGTGATGTACTCGATCAGACGCTGGCAGCGTTCGACGTCGTCACGACGCCAACGGTCATCGAGGAACTCGAAGAGACGGCTGAGTACGATGACCGACACGGAACAGCGGCGACCACAGTACTCCGACAGACAGACGTACTAACGGTACAGGACGCTGACGGCGCGCCGTTCGAAACGAGTCGTGTCGATACCGGGGAGGCGAGTTGCGTCGCCGCCGCCCGCGACGTTGACGCCGCGTTCCTCGTAACGGACGATTATCGAGCACTCCCCGAACTACAGGGACTGGTCGATGCGGAGGTTGCAGTGTCACCGATCGTGCTCCGAGCGCTCGTCAAGCGTAACGCACTCAGTTCCGAGAGCGCGGAAACCGCGTTCGAAACGATCGCTGACGGGCGAGACTGGCTCGATGCGCCGATCTACCGGTACGCGCGCCGCCTGTTCGACGAGTAATTCGGAGCGCTACGTCCGATCCTCTGGATTACCTGCGGGAAGATCACTTCCGTACGAACTGCCCGTCCTCACGCTTTTCAACCTCGTCACGTTCGTATACTCTGCCGCTCATCGCCACATACACGCCGTCGTCAAGCGACTGCACTGCTCCTACAGCCATTCCCACGTTGAACGCCGCGTCCGAGTCGGTCATCCGCTGGGGTTTCGCTGCGCCGGTGAGCACAATCGTTTTCTCGCAGTCCAGTTCCGCGGCCGTCTCGACCATCGTGTCGGATCCATGTGTGACGACGACGTTCTTGCCCGGCGCCTCCCTGCAAGCTTCGCGTATTTTTTGTCGATCATCGGCGTTAGTATCGAGACTGTCTTTCTTCATCACGGACTCAACAGCATAGTCGAAGTTCGGCTCCGGGGCGATACTTTCCAGAATCCGCTCGACAGCGGGATCATCGATTGTGAAGTTGCGAGTCCCCCGCCGCGTGACGTAGTCTTTGTCGATCGTTCCGCCAGTGGTCACGAAGTGGATGTACTCGTCTGTCATAGTTCAAGCTCCGAGCGTAGCAAACGCGAACACGATCGCGAGGTACCCGACAACGATGGCGACCGCCGTAACCGTGATCGGCGAGAGGTAGTCGTAGTTGCCAGTACGTTCGTCGATCTCGCCGCGCTCGACGCGCTCGACGCGCTCGACGTCAACCGTACCGGCTTCAATCTCTTCAGCCGTGGGCATCACCTCGGGAAGGCCCTTGCGCCGTGCGTCGAGTTTGTTGAGCACGATAACTGCCACGGCCGTCAACACGAATGCGAGCGGCAACGCGATGAGCGGGCTCCGAAGCCCGAAGCCGTACAGCACGAGAATGATCAGAGTGACGCCGGCGGCCGTCGCCGCGAAGGGAATCTGTGTGTTGACGTGGTCGATGTGGTCGGATCCTGCGAAGATCGAAGACATCACGGTGGTGTCGCTAATCGGAGAACTGTGATCTCCCCAGATGGCACCACCGAACAGTACCGCCACCAGAACTGGGAGCACAGATGGGCCGACGAGCTGGTACCCCAGCGGGATTGCAAGTGGCGTTAAGATCGCCATCGTGCCCCAGGACGTCCCGGTCGTGAACGCGACGAACATAGCGGCGACGAAGATGATCAACGGGAGGAAACTGCCCGGGACGCCACTGCCGACCATCACGTCGACGATGTACTGCGCGGTGCCGACCTGCTCGGCGGCATGACCGATCGCCCACGCCAGCACGATGATTGCGAGCGCGATCATCATCGTGTTGAACCCGTCGATGATCGTTTCGCTGGCCTCTTCGAGATCCATCGTCCGGTAGGCGAGCGAGCCGACGAATCCGGTAAGCATGAACGCAAACGCTCCGTACAGTAAGCCGAGCGCCACGTCGGTTTCCTGGAAGGCCGTCGGGATATCCACACCCGGCTGGTAGCCCCCACCGAGCCACCACATGGAGACGAGGCCGACAACAAGCAGGACGATGATCGGGACAAAGAAGTTCACTAGCGAGGGGTTCTTCTCACTCGGTTCGCCGACGTCCGCCGAGACATCCGACAGCGGGGTCGCGTCGTCGCGGATAGTTTTCCCGGTCGAACGCGCACGCCACTCGGCGTTTAGCATCGGACCGAAGAACCGCTGGGTAATCGCGATGAATCCGACCATAAAGAACGCCATGAAGCAATAGATATTCCACGGGATCGACCGGAGGAACAGTCCGAACGCCGTCACCCCGATTTCATCGGCGGTGAACCGCGCCGCCTCAAACCCAGTGATGATCATCGACACCTGGAACCCGATCCAGTTCGACACCGGCCCAAACGTCGTCACTGGCGACGTCGTTGAGTCGAGCGCATAGGCGTGCATCTCTCTGGATGACTTGTTCTCTTGAGAGAGTTCCCGCGTCGCGTTGCCCGTGACGACGGTGCTGGTGTATGAATCGAAGAAAATGAAGACGCCGATTAGCCACGTGAGAATCTGTGAGTCACGGGCGGTATCTACGCGATCGCCGATCCAGCGTTCCAGCGCCAGGATCCCCCCAGATCGGTAAATGAACGCAGCACCAGCTCCCATAAACAGGATCAGGATGATGAACTTCGTGTCGAACGGTGACCGGACGACTTCGACAAGCCAATCCATTGTGAGCGCTGTCGCGCCAATCGGATTTCCGCCGGCGACAAGTAATGCCCCGATCCAGACGCCGGCAAACAGTGACACTAACACCTGTCGGGTTGTCATCGCAAGTATGATCGCCAGTAGTGGTGGCGCCAGTGCGAGGACGCCGAAATGTTGCGACATGAGTTGTGTTACCATTCCACTATACAAAAAACCGATTATAAAACTAAATAGAATAGACCCTGTTGAGATTCATAAATCAGCATAGATTCTGACTGTTACGGCAAAATTATCTTGAGCCAACTGGAGAGAAAATACACAAACATCTCCCCAGGGGTATCACATACAGAGCGGCTGGACGAGTCGCGACAAAACGACGGATCCGGGTTGCCTCTCGGAGAACTGGCAAAGCTAGCTACAGTGGAGTTTCGATCGGGTGCCACTCCCAGGCGTCGTCCGTCGCTGTGATGTGTCCAAGACCCGGCGCAGGGAAGTGAAAGGCAAATACGAGGGCTTCGGTCTGACTTGCCCTGTCGAGTAGATCTCGGCGCGTCTCGACAGTTTGGTCGGGGTTGTAATCGACGGCAGCGGTCCACTCTGGGTGGGCAATGTGCAGTGGATGCAGGACCGTATCGACCAAGTGGAGCAGGCGCTCCTCGTTCGAGGTGACTTCGACAGCGACGTGACCGGGTGTATGGCCCGGTGCCGGTAGGGTCCGAACCCCGGGAACGATCTCGGTCTCATCCTCTACCAGTTCGATCCGTCCATCGAGCGGCTCGAGATTGGCCTGCGCAGCCGTGATCAGCAGCGTTCGGAGTTCCTCATCGACACGGAGTGATGAGAGGTCCGGGTCCGCGCCTGTCCAGAACTCCCACTCCGCCTCGGGCATGACGTAGCGAGCGTTCGGAAACGCCGGGTCCCCATCGTCGGTGAGCATACCGCCGACGTGATCCGCATGGCCGTGGGTGATCAGGACAACATCGACGGCGGTGGCGTCGATATCGGCCGCGTCGAGCGAGGTCTGGAGTTTGCCGGTCGTTGGGGCCATCTCACCTCCGCCAGTATCCACGAGAACGGTCTGGTCGCCAGCGTCGATCACGAGGCTGGGATACGGACTGACGTACTCCTTCCACTCGTCTGGCTGGATGCCTTCATCTGCCAACGCCTGTTCACGCTCGTCGGGCGGTGCATCCGCAAAGAATACCTCTGCCGGGTGGGGATATGCGTAGGACCCATCACTCACGAGCGTACAATCGACCGTCCCGACCTCGAACCGGAATGGGTCCG containing:
- a CDS encoding DUF7350 domain-containing protein; translation: MLPASANDIVGDAVAISYRYHYGALHDGIESGDAVLITIDTPPHRSRHDGCETALFDMTPATWLRPPFEWSPSRGL
- a CDS encoding helix-hairpin-helix domain-containing protein codes for the protein MTNATTPIEAAFELQRRTVEHSQQLVEQSLDFQQNALEAFFQNGLSAQRSAQRQGTELSREVFDAYLDAVQSAVDDDKFRAMIDQQFEDNAEQTQDLLNKQYEQGADLFQRLLHVQLDALESAVDDVDVQSAVDQQLDEFEQAQDEAWEEFEAEYRDMVNDLSRQQKQLVAESTQSFLDAQQETEQQTIEGVQRAEETAESVQQQTEETVRTAQQQTAGVVETSQEATQGVAGDAAEATEEVVDETSDALEDAADQDAEEDVETIDGIGATIAERLNDVGIVSANDLAYAQTETVAEAAEVSEEQASDWIEAAESQE
- a CDS encoding LVIVD repeat-containing protein, whose translation is MTYSTRRTFLRSIGAVTMAGGFATTGSAGQSQDLRLFGTKQVHSACTEAVTQGHYAYVTDYSPGNVSVIDLRNPNRLQEVASRDVPGSFAWDVKVEGNRMYVASQLDESGELAPPLGEGNPDEVGVTIYDISDPTDPTDIGFVPVPPVGSHNVYPDGTTLYVIRHAVPTDEGFQYVLEVWDVDDASDPSRIATYDPTDESTGLVHDVYVQNDLAYVAAFDAGLRILDVSDPASPEEVGHWPDPTDAAHYAQPMPNDDIVFVGDETFSEPYGGIHVLDTSDLSNIEKIGFIDSPDTPGFDTSHNFDVTANRLHTSWYEGGVRVFDISDPGSPSEIASYDPDGSSFWTAIQHRSFTLASDLSRGSIALLHTDRGERAPPAGDATPIDIQGDGVAHTARRHPGPDE
- a CDS encoding helix-turn-helix transcriptional regulator; the encoded protein is MYDLTGFQRDLLYTIAGLDEPHGLAIKEEMDDYYETEVHHGRLYPNLDTVVDKGLVNKSEKDRRTNEYRLTKRGRREIQSRREWEDQYLSNTDLADAVST
- a CDS encoding S8 family serine peptidase → MSATGPNDALTFYSNWGTNEIDVGAPGGGYETYEKTVDPEADVEWPYPANLVLSTVPEDLYNASYAYFAGTSNAAPQVVGTAALVREVAPNANARQVENAIKLGADLVNGRGDSELGAGRVNARGALDAVR
- a CDS encoding metal-dependent hydrolase encodes the protein MLGALSPDVVKVRLLIPATSIEAMLGIPFDWLPLHTLGGTVLIVAIGAWLVGPEQRRVTLLLLALGAVSHHALDLLLITPSGYAYPVLWPLTGYHPPTGNLYLSSDRWPAAVAGCIALVLWAGTRD
- a CDS encoding ribbon-helix-helix protein, CopG family; the protein is MSTKRVNFRLPEELIAQADVAAEVTHKNRTEILIEALQQYLEEKESDESFREAVVELYLDGQIEFEKLAEVIGRQDAESVRASKHVLDRGEELADDLAEL
- a CDS encoding asparaginase domain-containing protein, with protein sequence MTDEYIHFVTTGGTIDKDYVTRRGTRNFTIDDPAVERILESIAPEPNFDYAVESVMKKDSLDTNADDRQKIREACREAPGKNVVVTHGSDTMVETAAELDCEKTIVLTGAAKPQRMTDSDAAFNVGMAVGAVQSLDDGVYVAMSGRVYERDEVEKREDGQFVRK